From one Plasmodium malariae genome assembly, chromosome: 12 genomic stretch:
- the PmUG01_12020000 gene encoding conserved Plasmodium protein, unknown function translates to MITDRSDQMDIEYYGKLHHVKVMDVATIRDYTQNGMKYSVVSNTQSNKYICLYINNEKDVCNREEVSSLLKMGTKCLQNNSNINEYYDFGIIKLHKINNKNCKKVNSYIKCVSKKLSSFSKNIEKVKSCKIFHSDNNKYNKYSHLRIHRMNQRITASKKSKLWKQYGNTDNRDISNILKLLKRRKKKKKKRKEKEKEKLEQKQVQKQRQEQMQISGISISEMIQFPNKNEPQKNALIIGKKQVKDFRIYNIIKPLQHHKWGKNEDVRKLVKLTDSINVSNRHNSNSNNNANNISNNRKSNCKSSEIEAHSNHKDVENISAHDVNVKYVVCKRKRKIAKLNELLVEEENVENNINVKKYNNNDDTCCPIYIKKIRENNSSIFAKHRGVTFFKQDFINNLKKELKRHIKIYIHKKILNGKNVTSYKDKKNNNARLHTIMRRINGGYIQHNPVLFFNSYEFENMSNIYYSYLSILFKKFVNYYLFACKWKCIKGYGEKDFLKKIIYSSNMRYFFMLYGFIAINKFYNEYARIYYLMCLKRDVNICLIRNGRGSIKWGQDDAKGNIVSISTSRFSKLSEQKDGSDHGDNEYNNYDVSCMNRITVDKRFILMGECTDRITNKRKVTPFYTNGEKEEIRRRGNKYINKRSDNILEHVKDHINFDDAYYGNGKKITTRDCICRLSGNNWRHFSGSNYTNNDSNCNNENGNQRESSECENNGNGSYNNSENSNRHSSSGGRNCNNRSNSSSGDNNDENNGGQGSGGRGSGDRGNGDRGNGERGNGDKNNDGDKNNKENKSSSSNNSNDNENENDTKNGDQNGSKNESQNGSTNGDQNDSKNENQNGSTNGDQNGNTNERQNGNTNERQNGSTHEGQNGITNEGQNCVDKENKQGNNNMSIQKNEHENYYKLIREIEFLEKNENMKECLNKEKNEGTDTFLYGDTKERKLMNAENFIVRQEKGNVENEEEESSVEVNTLLNKETPFLDINQIIIHTSSNCVNQPLKLPLLPEMSHPNSFSSHSPRSINVCSSGSASGGSNSGSSSSSSGSSSSSSNKSSTPKNYTNQLNDPDFEEACDIRLMNTPENMKFSQSPPTSSLHASCLHLTDVNELVLSPNQQMYSNSPIKSPNTPLTPTSPLFESNYNAENIEKVNSNYLVSSPYRNDIFSEFDMLGSFFESLDELENRSDCTESSSNDNGKHGNDFSLDMNTQRTKKTNIQKDEVIYNFKKDNYKKVFHAWCNKGKHELNYDNKKFTSVMEWINYVEELMFHEEEGKNKGLEDEEDMKTDTPLSCFNEENDGHVSDNINSNINGNISGNISGNVSGNISGNVSGNISGNVSGNISGNVSGNVSGNISGYISSYISANFSDNMCEYDNENDTGADTIEHMDSHDEYYKDNDVHNFGVNSFNVKNINIYGDDNYENRHDDHSHENNQMFVDAMNSNSHYNDSFSNNNGCRENLLPQYNSAEDNITYNDDFKQNDDNCFSSYLLNNEQLRNNSCGVIGGGSSNGNAIDSNCFVWDYDLSEKEDVNNNNSNSNSSNNTSAVSNSKDNDFDINVVGEGSIKTQNSTSSENIISSNFVG, encoded by the coding sequence ATGATAACAGATAGAAGTGATCAAATGGACATAGAATATTATGGTAAACTACACCACGTGAAAGTTATGGATGTAGCTACAATTAGAGATTATACACAAAATGGAATGAAATATTCCGTTGTTTCAAATACACagagtaataaatatatttgcttgtatataaataatgaaaaagatgtATGTAATAGAGAGGAGGTTTCTTCCCTCTTAAAAATGGGTACCAAATGTTTGcaaaataattctaatataaatgaatattatgaTTTTGGAATAATAAAGttgcataaaataaataataaaaactgtaaaaaagtaaatagtTATATTAAATGTGTTAGCAAAAAATTGTCAAGCTTCAGTAAGAATATAGAAAAAGTGAAATCCTGTAAAATTTTCCAcagtgataataataaatataacaagtACTCGCACCTGCGTATTCATAGAATGAACCAACGAATAACCGCCTCAAAAAAGAGCAAGCTATGGAAGCAATATGGAAACACTGATAATAGGGATATAAGTAACATACTTAAACTGCTTAAgagaagaaagaaaaaaaaaaaaaaaagaaaagaaaaagaaaaggaaaagctAGAGCAAAAGCAAGTGCAAAAGCAAAGACAAGAACAAATGCAAATAAGCGGTATTTCAATTAGTGAAATGATACAATTTCCAAACAAAAATGAACCCCAAAAAAATGCGCTTATAATAGGTAAAAAGCAAGTGAAGGACTTTCGCATATATAACATCATAAAGCCATTACAACATCATAAATGGGGTAAAAATGAGGATGTTCGTAAGTTAGTTAAACTAACAGATAGCATTAATGTAAGTAATAGACAcaatagtaacagtaacaataatgCCAACAACATAAGCAACAACCGCAAGAGTAATTGTAAGAGTAGCGAAATAGAGGCTCATTCGAATCACAAGGATGTGGAAAATATTTCCGCCCATGATGTAAACGTAAAATATGTAGTGtgcaaaagaaaaaggaaaatagcAAAATTAAACGAACTGTTAgtagaagaagaaaatgtaGAGAATAATATCAATGTAAagaagtataataataatgatgatacaTGTTGTCCTAtctatatcaaaaaaataagagaaaataaCAGTAGCATATTTGCAAAACATAGAGgagttactttttttaaacaggattttattaataatttaaaaaaagaactaaaaagacatataaaaatttatatacataagaaaattttaaatggaaaaaacgTTACAAGctataaagataaaaaaaataataatgcacGTTTACATACTATTATGAGACGTATAAATGGTGGTTACATTCAACATAACcctgttcttttttttaatagttaTGAATTTGAAAATATGAGCAATATTTATTACTCCTACTtgtctattttatttaaaaaatttgtaaattattatctATTTGCATGCAAATGGAAATGCATAAAAGGTTATGGAgaaaaagattttttaaaaaaaattatttacagtAGCAATATGCGTTATTTCTTTATGTTATATGGTTTTATTGCTATTAATAAATTCTATAATGAATACGCTAGAATATATTACCTCATGTGTTTGAAGCGAGATGTAAATATTTGCCTAATTCGAAACGGAAGAGGTAGTATAAAGTGGGGCCAGGACGATGCAAAGGGTAATATTGTTAGTATTAGTACTTCAAGGTTTTCTAAACTTAGTGAGCAGAAAGATGGTAGTGATCATGGCGACAATGAATACAATAATTACGACGTGAGTTGCATGAACAGAATTACTGTAGAcaaaagatttattttaatgGGAGAATGCACTGACCgtattacaaataaaagaaaagtcACTCCTTTTTATACAAATGGTGAGAAAGAGGAAATAAGGAGGCGTgggaataaatatattaacaagaGAAGCGACAACATATTAGAACATGTTAAGGAtcatattaattttgatGATGCATATTATGGTAATGGGAAGAAAATAACTACAAGGGATTGTATTTGTAGGTTAAGTGGAAATAATTGGAGACACTTCAGTGGAAGTAACTACACAAATAATGATAGTAACTGTAACAATGAGAACGGAAATCAAAGAGAAAGTAGCGAATGTGAGAATAACGGTAATGGAAGTTATAACAATAGTGAAAATAGTAACAGGCATAGTAGCAGCGGTGGTAGGAATTGTAATAACAGaagtaatagtagtagtggCGATAACAATGATGAAAACAATGGAGGACAGGGGAGTGGAGGCAGAGGAAGTGGGGATAGAGGTAATGGAGACAGAGGTAATGGGGAGAGAGGAAATGGGGACAAAAATAATGATGGAGATAAGAACAATAAGGAGAATAAAAGTAGCAGTAGCAACAATAGTAATGACAATGAAAACGAAAATGATACTAAGAATGGGGATCAAAATGGTAGTAAGAATGAGAGCCAAAATGGCAGTACGAATGGGGATCAAAATGATAGTAAGAATGAAAACCAAAATGGCAGTACGAATGGGGACCAAAATGGCAATACGAATGAGAGACAAAATGGCAATACGAATGAGAGACAAAATGGCAGTACGCATGAGGGTCAAAATGGCATTACGAATGAGGGTCAAAATTGTGTggataaggaaaataaacAGGGGAACAATAATATGAGTATTCAGAAGAACGAGCACgaaaattattacaaattaataagggaaattgaatttttagaaaaaaatgagaacaTGAAGGAATGTttgaataaagaaaaaaacgaaGGCACagatacttttttatatggaGATACAAAAGAAAGGAAGTTAATGAATGcggaaaattttattgtgAGACAAGAGAAGGGCAATGTGGAAAATGAAGAGGAAGAGTCCAGTGTAGAAGTAAACACACTATTAAATAAGGAAACTCCCTTTTTAGACATAAatcaaataattatacatacatcGTCAAATTGTGTTAATCAGCCGTTAAAATTGCCATTGCTTCCAGAAATGAGTCACCCAAATTCGTTTTCTTCTCACTCGCCGCGTTCTATTAATGTGTGCAGTAGTGGCAGTGCCAGCGGTGGTAGTAATAGTGGAAGTAGCAGCAGTAGCAGTggcagtagtagtagcagcagTAACAAAAGTAGCACGCCTAAGAATTATACTAATCAGTTGAATGACCCCGATTTTGAGGAGGCATGCGACATTAGACTAATGAATACACcagaaaatatgaaattttcTCAATCCCCTCCAACGAGCTCACTACATGCATCATGTTTACATTTAACAGATGTGAACGAGTTGGTATTATCTCCTAATCAACAGATGTATTCTAATAGTCCCATAAAATCACCTAATACTCCTCTTACACCAACATCCCCCCTTTTTGAATCAAATTATAATGCGGAAAATATTGAGAAAGTGAACTCGAATTATTTGGTTTCCTCTCCATAtagaaatgatatattttcagAGTTTGATATGTTAGGTTCTTTTTTTGAATCACTAGATGAGTTAGAAAATAGAAGCGATTGTACAGAAAGTAGTAGTAATGATAATGGTAAGCATGGTAACGATTTTTCCTTAGATATGAATACCCAAAGAACGAAAAAGACCAATATACAAAAAGATGaagttatttataattttaaaaaagacaATTATAAGAAGGTTTTTCATGCTTGGTGTAATAAAGGAAAACATGaattaaattatgataacaaaaaatttaccTCTGTTATGGAATGGATCAATTATGTGGAGGAGTTAATGTTTCATGAAGAAGAGGGGAAAAATAAAGGGCTAGAAGATGAGGAGGATATGAAAACCGATACACCTCTTAGCTGTTTTAATGAAGAAAACGATGGTCATGTTAGCGATAATATTAACAGCAACATTAATGGTAATATTAGTGGTAATATTAGTGGTAATGTTAGTGGTAATATTAGTGGTAATGTTAGTGGTAATATTAGTGGTAATGTTAGTGGTAATATTAGTGGTAATGTTAGTGGTAACGTTAGTGGCAATATCAGCGGCTATATCAGTAGCTATATCAGTGCCAATTTTAGTGACAATATGTGTGAGTATGATAACGAAAATGATACAGGTGCAGATACGATAGAACATATGGACAGCCATGATGAATATTATAAGGATAACGATGTACATAACTTTGGAGTAAACTCATTtaacgtaaaaaatataaacatttatgGTGACGATAATTATGAGAATAGACATGATGATCATTCTCATGAAAATAATCAAATGTTTGTAGATGCGATGAATAGCAACAGTCACTATAATGATTCGTTTTCTAACAACAATGGATGCAGGGAAAATTTATTGCCACAGTATAACAGTGCTGAAGATAACATTACGTATAATGATGATTTTAAGCAAAATGATGATAACTGCTTTTCcagttatttattaaataatgaacagCTTCGGAATAATTCTTGTGGCGTTATTGGCGGTGGTAGTTCTAATGGTAACGCTATTGATAGTAATTGCTTTGTTTGGGATTATGACTTAAGCGAAAAAGAGgatgttaataataacaatagtaatagcaATAGCAGCAACAATACATCTGCAGTTAGTAACAGCAAAGACAACGATTTTGATATTAATGTTGTTGGAGAAGGAAGTATAAAAACGCAAAATAGCACGTCCAGCGAGAATATAATTTCGTCAAATTTTGTAGGATAG
- the LipA gene encoding lipoyl synthase, putative, with protein MDNDKKYMRRNTVSKCYVASGIPEDEWSGDSDNGEDNVVDNRDGVNDNRSWEDNPESIKFCNKDYSTASGSNSGSDNSSSNNSSSDSSGSNNSSSDNSSSNNSSSDSSGSNNSSSDNSSSNNSSDRAVTIAVVITVAVTIAVVIAVGNKMPEKKPDWFHVPAPTGTKYNKLKNDLKKLKLHTVCEEAQCPNIGECWNIGTATIMLLGDTCTRGCKFCSVKTSSKPLPPDVNEPFNTAKAVCEWNMNYIVLTSVDRDDLADGGANHFAKTVELIKFSRPDILIECLVSDFQGNIDSVKRLALSGMDVYAHNIETVKRLQKYVRDRRANYEQSLFVLKKAKEINPKLYTKTSIMLGLGETKEEVLEAMHHVRDNDIDVITFGQYLRPTKNHLNVVEYISPQSFDYYKEEGLKMGFKYIASGPLVRSSYKAGEYFMKNLVEQSKNNLESNTLKLQGAK; from the exons ATGGATAATGATAAGAAGTACATGCGGAGGAATACTGTTAGTAAATGTTATGTAGCATCTGGAATCCCCGAGGACGAGTGGTCAGGAGATAGTGATAATGGGGAAGATAATGTGGTCGATAATAGAGATGGTGTAAACGATAACAGGAGTTGGGAAGACAATCCAGAGAGCATcaaattttgtaataaagACTATAGCACTGCTAGCGGTAGCAATAGCGGTAGTGATAACAGTAGCAGTAACAATAGCAGTAGTGATAGCAGTGGCAGTAACAATAGCAGTAGTGATAACAGTAGCAGTAACAATAGCAGTAGTGATAGCAGTGGCAGTAACAATAGCAGTAGTGATAACAGTAGCAGTAACAATAGCAGTGATAGAGCAGTAACAATAGCAGTAGTGATAACAGTAGCAGTAACAATAGCAGTAGTGATAGCA GTGGGAAACAAGATGCCAGAAAAAAAACCCGACTGGTTTCACGTTCCTGCACCAACAGgtacaaaatataacaaattaaaaaatgatttaaagaaattaaaattgcATACGGTTTGTGAAGAAGCTCAATGTCCCAACATAGGTGAATGTTGGAATATAGGAACAGCTACCATTATGCTGTTAGGTGATACATGTACAAGAGGATGTAAATTTTGTTCAGTGAAGACATCATCAAAACCTTTACCCCCAGATGTTAATGAACCTTTTAACACAGCTAAGGCTGTATGCGAATGGAATATGAACTATATTGTTTTAACCTCAGTTGACAGAGATGATTTAGCAGATGGAGGGGCAAACCATTTTGCAAAAACTGttgaattaattaaattttcaagACCAGATATTTTGATTGAATGCTTAGTATCTGACTTTCAAGGAAACATTGATTCAGTTAAGAGACTAGCTTTAAGTGGAATGgatgtatatgcacataacATTGAAACGGTTAAGCGATTGCAGAAATATGTGCGAGACAGGAGAGCAAATTATGAACAATCCTTATTCGTTTTGAAAAAAGCTAAAGAAATAAACCCTAAATTGTATACAAAAACAAGCATAATGTTAGGCTTAGGAGAAACAAAAGAAGAAGTACTCGAAGCTATGCATCATGTAAGAGATAACGACATTGATGTTATAACATTCGGTCAATACTTAAGACCAACCAAAAATCATTTAAATGTTGTAGAATATATTTCTCCTCAATCATTTGATTATTACAAAGAAGAGGGGCTAAAAATGGGCTTCAAATATATTGCTAGCGGACCGCTAGTCAGGTCTTCCTACAAAGCAGGCGAGTATTTCATGAAAAATCTCGTTGAGCAAAGTAAGAACAATTTAGAGAGTAACACTTTGAAATTGCAAGGTGCTAAATGA
- the PmUG01_12020100 gene encoding aspartate carbamoyltransferase, putative — MIEILSSIFVVFTFLMAAILAHVISGKRKAKLIIGEKNYLNNKYKINLDMIIEKMKNKNVINIDDINDEELLAILFTAKKFESILKNNENSRYLDNKVFCSIFLEPSTRTRCSFDSAILRLGSKVINITDMNSTSFYKGETVQDAFTILSKYVDGIIYRDPSNNNVDLAVASSKKPIINAGNGTGEHPTQSLLDFYTIYNFFPFILERDKNQKINIAFVGDLKNGRTVHSLSKLLSRYNVNFNFVSCKSLDIPEYITHIIINNLKRNNFYNENSIKKYDNLENGLKDAHVIYMTRIQKERFSDLQEYNNYKDAFILDNNVLKNIREDAKILHPLPRVNEIKVEVDENPKSVYFLQAENGLYVRMALLYLIFS, encoded by the exons ATGATAGAAATACTGAGTTCTATATTTGTagtatttacatttttaatggCAGCAATACTAGCACATGTGATTTCAGGCAAAAGAAAAGCCAAGTTAATCATTGGTGAAAAAAATTACCTGaacaacaaatataaaataaatttagatatgataatagaaaaaatgaaaaataagaatgtCATAAATATAGATGATATAAATGATGAGGAATTGCTAGCAATTTTATTCACAGCTAAGAAGTTTGAATCCATACTaaagaataatgaaaattctAGATATTTAGATAATAAAGTTTTTTGTAGTATATTTCTTGAACCTAGTACAAGAACTAGATGCTCCTTCGATTCTGCAATTTTAAGATTGGGTTCgaaagtaataaatataactgaTATGAATTCTACATCTTTTTATAAAGGGGAAACTGTGCAAGATGCTTTTACGATTTTGTCAAAATATGTGGACGGTATAATCTATAGGGATCCAtcaaat aaTAATGTAGATCTTGCTGTTGCATCATCAAAGAAACCAATAATTAATGCAGGGAATGGAACAGGGGAACATCCAACTCAGTCACTTTTAGACttttatacaatatataatttttttccatttattttgGAAAGAGATAAAaaccaaaaaattaatattgcGTTTGTGggtgatttaaaaaatggaagaacTGTTCATTCACTTAGTAAATTACTTAGTAGATATAATGTTAACTTTAATTTTGTATCATGTAAATCTTTAGATATTCCTGAATATATAACGCATATTATAatcaataatttaaaaagaaacaatttttataatgaaaattctataaaaaaatatgataatttgGAAAATGGTTTAAAAGATGCACACGTCATATATATGACAAGAATACAAAAAGAAAGGTTTTCTGATTTACAAGaatataacaattataaaGATGCTTTCATTTTAGACAATAATGTTCTGAAGAACATAAGAGAAGATGCAAAG aTACTTCATCCGCTTCCAAGAGTTAACGAAATAAAAGTAGAAGTTGATGAAAATCCCAAAAGTGTGTATTTTTTACAGGCAGAGAATGGTTTATATGTACGAATGGCTCTGTTGTACCTTATCTTTTCATGA
- the PmUG01_12020200 gene encoding conserved Plasmodium protein, unknown function gives MFITSYFDRKYKLSEKREQKIENDGCKKTNIEQVLKNALISYKEKLSVVDEENKKEKIKEILSQLLKKRLKRNDNVTTGINLTYDDTNNDRTTNDENEPFHNDFYLDNSGIHINNKEGGIGSILKENKSLKYCAQNILLLGTYLEHDKLKNMNIQDIYNIIDTYISKNKHEIDEIKEKLKVESEKELTRVKNDLCTIHAIKKELASIKIIEEENGCINAAEYMIREMKNIQKLKKQKEYIICLKNSLIKLEQAKKCAVSGKYDETLIIILDIVKVLHVFKKNMKEQIIKGIKFFIPLLSEYYLNRTELLLSSIYWGNNITHVSTNALEELTNNIDHSSDDEYSAYLDYEDFGLKDVNSIGYGVNLHSNRKDSLSRDRGTNMLNCSMSYKEKAFKEKIKNTTIFDNTYISLIKKESPEFISILISWNIIEKIDNHIRDEKKHSKKFFLHKKNSPVVYIDELASSIIKFFRSFFQDDKSPLLKFDKPEWGLKYLFYQSIISGSIIKMLMRCVNKEDLQDNMILHRALQDMILYNNKYKNVKAKDSDQTGYNSSRIGSSSNIYMPHNSQANISLPSSDSMPWGGKDRIGESSMEKKLENMILGNEEDDLYGIEKEEEFKLDYKTYYETYNNMNNEEKEEYFYLITNCEQLLDRLNYCIISECRLYILSRISYFVHMYYSEEDKEDVKKLFLNFMHHIIMIYDKWSLYDSINCKYLLNDFFNNTFIHLTYEEKSSHQEENKEYNDYNEHNDHKDSNDIEDNTNNEQRIRDLLTSKTCNTDEIKSGVYVRDFFISLENEFLTDILKDMSTNNCCVQLKNSIILEDGDCINEYCHIFIELLKKIEKRIIYFQQSKEFIEDYINNVVKKLLIIVKDEFRNHWNSINDLIGNSEMTCLLYVSFFSINKFLTNFQFRDYMKDMISSFDTLEKKMLHNFLDAFYHFISIRIYNLFSVNNAFHEYILNNVYKIKKCLPYYIFINMCNKILRKLDYTILNFLMNQNTSFLHDESLFNTFISNSLLILQYVQDLNARNDIYIMPSLQEIVKLLTDDIDNLKTKINEIKNNYILLNNKNNWLGLVTKFTSALLKEDSSDDMNSTNENLEEEKDETKNSKISLKKIKLILLRRPDIKHVAEKSIVIQEFVEW, from the coding sequence ATGTTTATAACCAGCTACTTTGAtcgtaaatataaattaagtGAAAAGagagaacaaaaaattgaaaatgatGGATGCaagaaaacaaatatagaacaggttttaaaaaatgcttTAATTTCATATAAGGAGAAATTAAGTGTAGTAGatgaggaaaataaaaaagagaaaataaaggaaatttTATCGcaattgttaaaaaaaaggttgaAAAGAAATGATAATGTAACTACTGGTATAAACCTTACTTACGATGATACTAATAATGACCGAACAacaaatgatgaaaatgaacCTTTCCATAATGATTTTTATTTAGATAATAGtggtatacatataaataataaagaggGCGGAATAGGGAGCATTTTAAAAGAGAACAAAAGTTTAAAATATTGTgcacaaaatatattgttactAGGCACATATCTAGAAcatgataaattaaaaaatatgaacatacaggatatatataatattattgatacatatatatcaaaaaataaacacgAAATTGATGAAATTAAGGAGAAGTTAAAAGTAGAATCGGAAAAGGAATTAACAAGggtaaaaaatgatttatgtACAATTCATGCTATAAAGAAGGAATTAGCtagtattaaaattatagaagAAGAGAACGGTTGTATAAATGCAGCGGAATATATGATAagagaaatgaaaaatatacaaaaactaaaaaaacaaaaagaatatattatatgtttaaaaaattcgtTAATAAAACTAGAACAAGCCAAGAAATGTGCTGTTAGTGGGAAATATGATGAAACTCTTATCATCATATTAGATATTGTAAAAGTATTgcatgtatttaaaaaaaatatgaaagaacaaattataaaaggaattaaattctttattCCTCTGTTGTcagaatattatttaaatagaaCAGAGTTATTATTGTCTAGTATTTATTGGGGAAATAATATAACCCATGTATCAACAAACGCGTTGGAagaattaacaaataatatagatCACAGTAGTGATGATGAATATTCCGCGTATTTAGATTACGAAGACTTTGGATTAAAAGATGTAAATAGTATTGGATACGGAGTTAATCTACATAGTAACAGGAAAGATAGTTTATCTAGGGATAGAGGTACAAATATGCTTAACTGTAGTATGTCctataaagaaaaagcattcaaggaaaaaataaaaaatactacTATTTTTGATAACACATACATTTCGCTGATAAAGAAAGAAAGTCCTGAGTTCATCAGCATTTTGATAAGCTGGaatataattgaaaaaattgaCAATCATATACgtgatgaaaaaaaacattcGAAGAAATTCTTTCTTCATAAAAAGAATTCTCCAGTGGTGTATATTGATGAGCTTGCTAGtagtataattaaattttttagatCCTTTTTTCAAGATGATAAGAGTCCGTTATTAAAATTTGATAAGCCTGAATGGGggcttaaatatttattctacCAATCCATTATAAGTGGttcaattataaaaatgcttATGAGGTGTGTTAACAAGGAAGATCTACAAGACAATATGATATTGCATCGCGCACTGCAGGATatgattttatataataacaagTACAAAAACGTTAAGGCGAAGGATAGCGATCAGACGGGTTACAACAGTAGTAGAAttggtagtagtagtaatatatatatgccacATAACAGTCAGGCGAACATTAGTTTACCCAGTTCGGATAGTATGCCATGGGGAGGAAAAGACAGGATCGGAGAGAGCAGCATGGAAAAGaaattagaaaatatgaTATTGGGAAATGAAGAAGATGATTTATATGGTATAGAGAAGGAAGAAGAGTTTAAGTTAGATTATAAGACATATTatgaaacatataataacatGAATAATGAAGAGAAGGAAGAGTACTTTTACTTAATAACGAATTGTGAGCAATTATTGGATAGACTTAATTACTGCATTATATCTGAATGCAGATTGTACATTTTGAGTAGGatttcatattttgttcatatgtaTTATTCAGAAGAGGACAAAGaggatgtaaaaaaattatttttaaatttcatgcatcatattattatgatatacGATAAATGGTCTTTATATGATAGtattaattgtaaatatttactgAACGACTTTTTTAACAAcacatttattcatttgacCTATGAGGAGAAGTCTTCACATCAGGAGGAAAACAAGGAGTATAATGACTACAATGAGCATAATGACCACAAGGACAGCAACGACATAGAggataatacaaataatgaaCAACGAATAAGAGACCTTCTTACATCAAAAACGTGTAACACagatgaaataaaaagtgGTGTATATGTAAGGGATTTCTTCATATCACTAGAAAACGAATTTCTCACAGACATTCTTAAAGATATGTCGACTAACAACTGCTGTGTACAATTAAAGAACAGTATAATTTTAGAGGATGGTGATTGCATAAATGAGTACTgccatatatttattgaacttttgaaaaaaatagaaaagagGATAATATACTTTCAACAGAGTAAAGAATTTATAGAAGATTATATTAACAACGTtgtaaagaaattattaataattgtaaaagaCGAATTTCGTAATCACTGGAACAGTATAAATGATTTGATAGGAAATTCTGAAATGAcatgtttattatatgtatcttttttttctataaataaatttcttaCCAATTTTCAATTTAGAGATTATATGAAAGATATGATTTCTAGTTTTGATAccttagaaaaaaaaatgttacacAACTTTTTAGATGCCTTTTATCATTTCATAtctatacgtatatataatttattttctgtcAATAATGCATTTCATGAGTATATActaaataatgtatataagattaaaaaatgtctaccttattacattttcataaatatgtgtaataaaattttgcgCAAGTTGGATTACACTATTTTGAATTTCCTCATGAATCAGAATACTTCCTTTTTACATGATGAAAGTTTGTTCAACACATTTATTAGTAATTCtttgttaattttacaaTACGTTCAAGACCTAAATGCTAGGAACGACATCTATATAATGCCCTCGTTACAAGAAATTGTAAAGTTACTGACTGATGATATAGATAAccttaaaacaaaaattaacgaaattaaaaacaattatatacTGTTGAATAATAAGAACAATTGGTTAGGTCTTGTTACTAAATTTACCAGTGCTTTGTTGAAGGAAGACTCTAGTGATGACATGAATTCTACTAATGAAAACCTTGAAGAGGAAAAAGACGAGAccaaaaattcaaaaatttcgttaaaaaaaattaagcttATTTTGTTGAGGAGACCGGATATAAAACATGTTGCAGAGAAATCCATTGTTATTCAGGAATTTGTTGAGTGGtga